A stretch of Ipomoea triloba cultivar NCNSP0323 chromosome 11, ASM357664v1 DNA encodes these proteins:
- the LOC115995806 gene encoding vesicle transport v-SNARE 13-like, whose product MSQVFEGYERQYCELSANLSKKCTSATLLDGEQKKQKISEVKNGMEDAEALIRKMDLEARSLPPNAKAMLLAKLREYKSDLNNLKTEVKRITSDNANQASRDELLESGMADAKMVSADQRQRLMMSTERLNQSSDRIREGRKVMLETEELGVSILQDLHQQRQSLLHAHDTLHGVDDNISRSKKILTTMSRRMNRNKWIIGSIIAVLVVAIILIIYFKLSH is encoded by the exons ATGAGTCAGGTGTTCGAAGGATACGAACGGCAATACTGTGAGCTTTCTGCTAATTTATCGAAGAAGTGCACCTCAGCTACTCTCCTGGATGGAg AGCAAAAGAAGCAGAAAATTTCCGAAGTAAAAAATGGAATGGAAGATGCGGAGGCATTG ATCCGCAAAATGGATCTTGAGGCTAGGAGTTTACCACCAAATGCAAAAGCCATGCTTCTTGCAAAGTTAAGAGAATATAAAAGTGATTTGAACAATTTGAAAACTGAAGTGAAAAGAATTACATCAGATAATGCTAACCAAGCCTCAAGGGATGAGTTGTTGGAATCTGGGATGGCAGATGCTAAGATG GTATCTGCTGATCAAAGGCAAAGGTTGATGATGTCAACTGAGAGATTAAACCAGTCCAGTGATAGAATCAGAGAAGGCCGTAAAGTTATGCTGGAAACCGAAGAACTTGGAGTTTCAATTCTTCAGGATCTGCACCAACAACGTCAGTCTCTCCTGCATGCACATGATACG CTTCATGGGGTGGATGACAATATCAGCAGGAGCAAGAAGATACTGACCACAATGTCAAGAAGGATGAACAGGAACAAATGGATCATCGGTTCAATCATTGCTGTCCTAGTGGTTGCAAtcatattgattatttatttcaaGCTTAGCCATTAG
- the LOC115996851 gene encoding protein NEN1-like, with product MMAVEEDATEIAFFDVETTIPTRPGQGFALLEFGGILVCPRKLVELESYSTLVRPADPSLITTLSVRCNGITKDAVASAPAFADIADKVYDFLHGRIWAGHNILKFDCPRIREAFAAIDRPAPEPKGTMDSLVLLTQRFGRRAGNMKMATLATYFGLGQQTHRSLDDVRMNFEVLKCCATVLFLESSLLDNSPENTWVSPNSTSRSCSNGKASLEGAGLNPNTPSSSRMIGNVSPNTTTRNHSNGKASLGGADLNASTSSSSLMIENGIPPMETRSTKNRRMLSFTTLGRIEDLSDHVESVAARPDPFNMGPLSDEMEKEFLESDDMDEEESDSPSHVSSTATESVGSSGCTFLEPDEISMPSISVALAPSSYPGMQKIKILHNHAELQICCKRMKVRFGISTKFLGPAGRPRLSFVVNASESLCRILDAIDKHAHSLSVESGSSSEWRPLVTRKPGFMKFPTIRFNIPTVVNGDSVHWATEIYQKEASDTQKLVFSRFDVEELDALITTGTCVDAYISLDAYDYQQNAGIRLVANKLILHCN from the exons ATGATGGCGGTAGAGGAGGACGCGACGGAGATAGCCTTCTTCGACGTGGAGACGACGATCCCGACCCGACCCGGGCAGGGCTTCGCGCTCCTGGAGTTCGGAGGGATACTGGTTTGCCCCAGGAAGCTCGTCGAGCTGGAAAGCTACTCCACCTTGGTCCGACCCGCTGATCCCTCCCTCATCACCACGCTCTCTGTTCGCTGCAATGGCATTACCAAAGACGCCGTCGCTTCTGCCCCTGCTTTCGCCGATATCGCCGACAAAGTTTACGATTTCCTCCACG GGAGAATATGGGCTGGGCATAATATACTGAAGTTTGATTGTCCACGAATTCGGGAAGCATTTGCTGCTATAGATAGGCCAGCACCAGAGCCTAAGGGAACAATGGACTCACTTGTGTTGTTGACTCAGAGGTTTGGCAGGAGAGCAGGTAACATGAAG ATGGCCACTCTTGCTACGTATTTTGGTCTTGGACAACAAACCCATAG GAGCTTAGACGATGTGCGGATGAATTTTGAAGTACTCAAGTGCTGTGCAACTGTCTtgtttttg GAATCCAGCCTCCTTGATAATTCTCCAGAAAATACTTGGGTTTCACCTAATAGTACATCAAGAAGTTGTAGCAATGGCAAAGCTTCTCTGGAAGGAGCAGGCTTGAATCCAAACACACCTTCTTCAAGTCGGATGATAGGAAATGTTTCACCTAATACTACAACAAGAAATCATAGCAATGGCAAAGCTTCTCTGGGGGGAGCAGACTTGAATGCAAGCACATCTTCTTCGAGTCTGATGATAGAAAATGGGATCCCACCAATGGAAACTCGCAGTACCAAAAACCGTAGAATGTTATCATTCACGACTTTAGGCAGGATTGAAGACCTTTCAGATCATGTTGAATCTGTTGCTGCCAGGCCAGACCCTTTCAATATGGGCCCACTCAGTGATGAAATGGAAAAAGAATTCCTAGAGTCAGATGACATGGATGAAGAAGAATCTGATTCACCTTCACATGTGTCTTCTACAGCAACTGAAAGTGTGGGTTCCAGTGGTTGCACCTTCTTAGAACCAGATGAGATCTCAATGCCTTCTATATCTGTAGCCCTTGCCCCATCCTCCTATCCTGGAATgcaaaagataaaaatattgCATAATCATGCCGAGTTACAAATTTGTTGTAAACGCATGAAAGTGCGCTTTGGAATTAGCACTAAATTTCTTGGTCCTGCTGGCCGCCCAAGGTTGAGCTTTGTTGTGAATGCATCAGAAAGCCTATGTCGGATCCTGGATGCGATTGATAAACACGCTCATAGTCTATCTGTGGAATCTGGTAGCAGCTCTGAGTGGAGGCCTCTAGTAACCAGAAAGCCTGGTTTCATGAAATTCCCTACTATCCGCTTTAA CATACCCACTGTAGTAAATGGTGATAGCGTGCACTGGGCTACAGAGATATATCAGAAAGAAGCTTCAGACACGCAAAAGCTTGTATTTAGCAGATTTGATGTTGAAGAACTGGATGCCTTGATCACTACAGGAACTTGTGTGGATGCCTACATCTCCTTGGATGCatatgactatcaacaaaatgCCGGTATCCGATTAGTGGCAAATAAGTTGATCCTGCATTGCAACTGA